The genomic region GTCTGGAACCGGGACCGTTCGACGCTGAAGGCCTCGGGGAGCGCTTTCCTGCTGGCGCTCACCCTTTACAGCGGGGTCCATCTGATCGTCGAAGGCTTCCGGGCGGAGAGCCCCACGTGGCCGGGATTCCGCGTGCCGCAACTGCTGGCCTTCGCGGGCATGCGGATCGGAGAATGGGGGCTGGTCCGAACGGAGCGATCTGTATCTTCCATCCCGACCGGATCTG from Thermoflexus sp. harbors:
- a CDS encoding prolipoprotein diacylglyceryl transferase family protein, translating into MLPVLPLGPLALPVRPLLLLLGLWLGLAWIEREGRLYEAGLTLLAWIVWNRDRSTLKASGSAFLLALTLYSGVHLIVEGFRAESPTWPGFRVPQLLAFAGMRIGEWGLVRTERSVSSIPTGSG